The following are encoded together in the Bacteroidales bacterium genome:
- the amrB gene encoding AmmeMemoRadiSam system protein B: MLNKFFSGKEGNSSDDSGFTDRQPCVAGQFYPGNAGELNAELKKMFALALPRKQGKILALVSPHAGYVFSGQVAATAYNQIEPGAKYDRIFLIGSSHRTWFDGASVYNQGDYVTPLGKVRVDLELANQFIKTSDVFEFRPEAHTKEHGLEVQLPFLQYHLESDFRIVPIIIATQSIATIQKISETLKPFFNPGNLFVISSDFSHYPAYEQAMEVDRMTAEAIALNSAENFLETIKKIESRNIHGLSTAMCGWSSMLTLLYITEHNSSIVIKPIDYKNSGDSRYGSMDHVVGYWAMAVYENEKLSNTEILFSDEDKNSLISFAMNAIKSKVGVTEILQIEPKNLSKALLAELGVFVSVYVDGALRGCIGRFDGKEPLFKLVEEMAVSAATGDSRFHPVTMDELDQLAIELSVLTPLEKIDSIGKIEPGKHGIYIKKGFNSGTFLPQVAAKNNWSREEFLGHCARDKAHIGWDGWKNAEIYIYEAIVFGSEFS; the protein is encoded by the coding sequence ATGTTAAATAAATTTTTTTCGGGAAAAGAAGGCAACTCCTCTGATGATTCAGGATTCACTGACAGGCAGCCATGTGTCGCCGGACAGTTTTATCCTGGCAATGCTGGCGAACTTAATGCTGAGCTAAAAAAAATGTTTGCCCTTGCCTTACCACGAAAGCAGGGAAAGATTCTGGCGCTGGTTTCACCTCATGCCGGTTATGTGTTTTCAGGCCAGGTTGCAGCTACAGCTTATAATCAAATAGAACCCGGAGCGAAATATGACCGGATCTTTTTAATTGGCTCCAGCCACAGGACATGGTTTGATGGCGCTTCTGTTTACAACCAGGGTGATTATGTCACTCCACTCGGCAAGGTCAGGGTTGATCTTGAACTGGCCAACCAATTCATCAAAACCTCTGATGTGTTTGAGTTTCGACCTGAAGCCCACACCAAAGAGCATGGCCTCGAAGTGCAGTTGCCGTTTTTACAATACCACCTGGAATCCGATTTCCGGATTGTTCCAATTATCATTGCAACCCAGTCAATAGCCACCATTCAAAAGATTTCTGAAACACTGAAACCGTTTTTTAACCCAGGAAATCTTTTTGTAATCAGCAGCGATTTTTCACATTACCCCGCGTATGAACAAGCCATGGAGGTCGATAGGATGACCGCAGAAGCTATTGCCTTAAACTCCGCTGAAAATTTTCTTGAAACCATCAAAAAGATCGAAAGCAGGAATATTCACGGCCTCTCGACAGCTATGTGCGGATGGTCATCTATGCTGACTTTGCTGTACATTACAGAGCATAATTCTTCCATTGTGATAAAACCGATTGATTACAAAAATTCCGGTGATTCCCGCTATGGTAGTATGGATCACGTGGTGGGGTACTGGGCCATGGCGGTTTATGAAAATGAAAAGCTGAGCAATACCGAAATTCTATTCTCAGATGAGGACAAAAACAGCCTGATCTCATTCGCCATGAATGCAATTAAAAGCAAGGTTGGCGTTACTGAAATTTTACAAATTGAGCCAAAAAATCTTTCAAAAGCCCTGTTAGCTGAACTAGGGGTTTTTGTTTCAGTGTATGTTGATGGAGCGTTGCGTGGATGCATTGGGCGTTTTGACGGTAAAGAACCGCTTTTTAAATTAGTGGAAGAGATGGCTGTTTCTGCTGCCACCGGCGATTCCAGATTTCATCCGGTCACAATGGATGAACTTGACCAACTGGCAATAGAACTTTCGGTGTTAACACCTTTAGAAAAAATTGATTCCATTGGTAAAATTGAACCAGGGAAGCACGGTATTTACATCAAAAAAGGCTTCAATAGCGGAACTTTTTTACCCCAGGTGGCTGCCAAAAACAACTGGAGCCGCGAGGAATTTCTGGGTCATTGTGCACGCGACAAAGCTCATATTGGATGGGATGGATGGAAAAATGCCGAGATTTATATTTACGAAGCCATTGTTTTCGGAAGTGAATTTTCTTAA
- a CDS encoding thioredoxin fold domain-containing protein, translating into MTSSKMIALNFTNFNSFLESKTVLVDFWAEWCHPCKPQHRMLEELSIQYDYLLNFASVNVDDNKVIAATHGVRNLPTLILFVNGKEVRRFIGLQNKEQLIIQLEKQLANDKINND; encoded by the coding sequence ATGACAAGCAGTAAAATGATCGCCTTAAACTTCACAAATTTTAATTCCTTTCTGGAGTCTAAAACCGTTCTGGTGGACTTCTGGGCTGAATGGTGTCATCCATGTAAACCGCAGCACCGGATGCTCGAGGAATTAAGCATCCAGTATGACTATCTTTTGAATTTTGCTTCTGTTAATGTTGATGACAATAAAGTAATTGCCGCAACTCACGGAGTAAGAAATCTTCCCACGCTGATTCTCTTTGTAAATGGAAAAGAAGTTCGCCGCTTCATTGGATTGCAGAACAAAGAACAACTTATAATTCAACTCGAAAAACAACTTGCCAACGACAAAATCAACAATGACTGA
- a CDS encoding NAD(P)/FAD-dependent oxidoreductase, with product MQYKEIEIKLPTKFTAQDLRKVISKKLHVKQFNYEILLQSLDARHKPDVYWVLRVRVMSKEINGESYNSDPGLVIPYRKRDRKVIIVGSGPAGFFAGFVLQKAGFKVTILEKGPKVGQRYQDIISFESGGEFKDNSNYCHGEGGAGTFSDGKLTSRTKGIAIEKQFIFDSYAHAGAPEEIRYLAKPHIGSDRLRIVIPNLRKQFESLGGKMLFETEVSCLVIKDKKCRAVVAGNDEILCDMLILAPGHSSYKTYRMLHQHGILFRSKPFAIGVRVEHPQELINTSQWNTATLPGLKAAEYKLTHTASSGLPVYSFCMCPGGKVIPSAPADMQNIVNGVSDYARNSTFANSAIVAGIDLNKILGKDVGFVEALAWLENLEKRVFDLTGSYKIPGQRIADFLGQKISSSIPSNSYPFEVFPYNFEDLFPVAITRSLREGMTDFSRKIKGFESGLMMGLESKTSSPVQVIRNEHRRCEGFDNIFIVGEGSGYAGGITSSAVDGVKLGIDLTNG from the coding sequence TTGCAGTACAAAGAAATTGAGATCAAGCTGCCGACAAAGTTTACTGCGCAGGATTTGCGCAAAGTCATCAGCAAAAAACTGCATGTAAAGCAGTTCAACTACGAAATTCTGCTTCAAAGCCTTGATGCACGTCATAAACCTGATGTTTATTGGGTGCTTAGGGTCAGAGTGATGTCGAAAGAGATTAATGGGGAAAGCTACAATAGCGATCCGGGGTTGGTTATTCCTTATCGGAAGCGCGATCGGAAGGTGATTATTGTTGGCAGCGGACCGGCAGGTTTTTTTGCAGGTTTCGTCTTGCAAAAGGCTGGATTTAAGGTGACCATTTTAGAAAAGGGACCGAAGGTAGGACAGCGGTATCAGGACATCATCTCCTTTGAATCGGGAGGTGAATTTAAAGACAATTCAAATTATTGTCATGGCGAGGGTGGCGCCGGAACTTTTTCCGATGGGAAACTGACCTCCAGAACCAAAGGAATTGCCATCGAAAAGCAATTTATTTTTGATAGTTATGCCCATGCAGGTGCACCGGAGGAAATCCGTTACCTGGCCAAACCACACATCGGTAGCGATAGACTCCGGATAGTCATCCCCAACCTTCGGAAACAGTTTGAAAGCCTCGGTGGTAAAATGCTGTTTGAAACTGAAGTTTCATGCCTTGTTATCAAGGATAAAAAATGCCGGGCCGTTGTTGCGGGAAACGATGAAATCCTTTGCGACATGCTCATTCTGGCGCCCGGACATTCATCTTATAAAACGTACCGCATGTTGCATCAACATGGAATCCTTTTCCGCTCAAAGCCTTTTGCCATAGGAGTCAGGGTTGAACATCCACAGGAGTTGATCAACACTTCACAGTGGAATACAGCAACGCTTCCGGGGCTGAAAGCCGCCGAATATAAACTTACGCATACTGCTTCTTCGGGGCTTCCTGTGTACTCATTCTGCATGTGCCCGGGAGGTAAAGTCATCCCCTCAGCCCCCGCTGACATGCAGAACATTGTGAACGGCGTTTCCGATTACGCGCGCAACTCGACCTTTGCCAACTCAGCCATTGTTGCAGGTATTGACCTGAACAAAATATTGGGAAAGGACGTTGGTTTTGTTGAAGCACTTGCATGGCTCGAAAATCTTGAAAAAAGAGTGTTCGACCTCACCGGCTCATACAAAATCCCAGGGCAAAGGATAGCAGACTTTCTTGGACAAAAAATTTCCTCATCAATTCCATCAAACAGTTACCCTTTCGAGGTTTTTCCGTACAATTTTGAAGATCTTTTCCCGGTAGCGATCACCCGTAGCCTCAGAGAGGGTATGACTGATTTTTCCAGAAAGATCAAAGGTTTTGAGTCCGGCCTGATGATGGGGCTGGAAAGTAAAACATCTTCACCCGTTCAGGTTATCCGTAATGAGCATCGCCGGTGTGAGGGCTTCGACAATATCTTTATTGTTGGCGAAGGCAGCGGATATGCTGGCGGCATCACCAGTTCAGCGGTTGATGGCGTGAAACTGGGGATTGATTTGACCAATGGATAG
- a CDS encoding Smr/MutS family protein — MIFPHNFEEKIGFDQIRHLLKDHCVSEMGREYADKMRFDANFSQIERKVGQAAEFLRILKYENPFPAQNYFNLVPELHRIKLPGTYIFQEQLFDLKSSLETLNEVLTYLKSLNIENYPLLRAVTGDLAVDRDIMRAIGRIIDEKGNIKDTASEKLREIRKRLIKLTGEIDKAVRQVLLQARKSGWINPNDEVTIRNGRLVIPVPASNKRRIRGFIHDESSTGQTVFIEPAEALEANNEILELQNAEKREIIRILTAFTDKIRDQLDVLIECYHFLGLVDFIRAKAAMAIKINAVKPLMNETTLIQWQQAIHPLLFLVHQKQKKSVEPLDISLDSDDRILVISGPNAGGKSVCLKTVGLLQYMLQCGLLIPVNENSETGIFKDIFIDIGDEQSIEDDLSTYTSHLRNMKHLSLKAGKQSLFLIDEFGTGTEPQLGGAIAEAVLEHLNQKEAFGVVTTHYGNLKQLAGRTPGLINGAMLFDTREMRPLFRLQIGNPGSSFAFEIAKKTGFPWYILRNAEKKVGKAQIRFDQQLQQLELEKKELIEKQRKLTDTERKLEELTMKYDQLIIKVQDSKDKVLRDAKSEAVRIIEESNRLVENTIREIREAQAEKEKTKQLREKMKTEATHIVATFKSNPEIKQPQAKPKPNIDKPVQAETKIFVGNRVRIPPQETVGEVMEISGNDVVVSFGSIKMRVPASKVVNVGEEEYYQKVMIRRSSQNHIMSDINSRMANFSLTLDVRGMRGEEAASDLNKYIDEAMLLNVKEVKIIHGKGDGILRKIVRENLRAITEVVLFEDEHVERGGSGATIVRLK; from the coding sequence GTGATATTCCCACACAATTTTGAAGAGAAAATAGGTTTTGATCAAATCCGCCATTTGCTCAAAGATCACTGTGTAAGTGAGATGGGGAGGGAATATGCCGATAAAATGAGATTTGATGCCAATTTCAGCCAGATTGAGCGGAAAGTCGGACAAGCTGCCGAATTCCTCAGAATCCTTAAATATGAAAATCCTTTCCCTGCGCAGAATTACTTCAACCTTGTCCCTGAATTGCATCGTATCAAGCTCCCCGGCACTTATATTTTTCAGGAACAGTTATTCGATTTGAAAAGCTCGCTTGAAACCCTGAATGAGGTCCTTACTTACCTTAAATCACTCAACATCGAAAATTATCCATTATTAAGAGCCGTCACCGGTGATCTGGCTGTTGATCGTGATATCATGCGTGCAATAGGGCGGATTATTGATGAAAAAGGGAACATAAAAGACACGGCTTCGGAGAAGTTACGCGAAATCAGGAAAAGGCTGATAAAACTTACCGGAGAAATTGATAAAGCAGTAAGGCAGGTTTTGTTGCAGGCCCGCAAAAGCGGATGGATCAACCCCAACGACGAAGTGACGATCAGGAACGGCAGGTTGGTGATTCCTGTACCGGCTTCCAACAAGCGCAGGATCAGGGGTTTTATACACGACGAGTCATCTACCGGCCAAACGGTATTCATTGAACCTGCTGAAGCACTCGAAGCCAATAACGAAATTCTCGAATTGCAAAATGCAGAAAAAAGGGAGATTATCCGCATTTTGACTGCATTTACCGATAAAATCAGAGACCAACTGGATGTTTTGATTGAGTGTTACCACTTTCTCGGCCTTGTTGATTTTATAAGGGCAAAAGCAGCGATGGCCATTAAAATAAACGCTGTGAAGCCGCTCATGAACGAAACAACGCTGATCCAATGGCAACAGGCCATTCACCCGTTACTTTTCCTGGTTCATCAAAAACAAAAAAAAAGTGTAGAGCCACTGGATATTTCACTTGATTCTGATGACCGCATCCTGGTGATCTCAGGGCCAAATGCCGGTGGTAAATCAGTTTGTCTCAAAACGGTCGGCCTTCTGCAATATATGCTCCAGTGCGGGCTGTTGATCCCAGTGAACGAAAACTCTGAAACCGGCATTTTCAAAGATATTTTCATTGACATTGGCGATGAACAATCCATCGAGGATGACCTAAGTACTTACACTTCTCATCTGCGAAACATGAAACATTTGTCTCTAAAAGCCGGCAAACAGAGTCTTTTCCTGATCGACGAGTTTGGAACAGGAACGGAGCCACAACTTGGAGGCGCCATTGCTGAAGCAGTCCTCGAACATTTGAACCAGAAAGAAGCCTTTGGCGTAGTGACGACACACTACGGAAACCTCAAACAACTGGCAGGAAGAACACCGGGACTGATCAACGGCGCCATGCTTTTCGATACGCGGGAAATGAGACCGTTATTCAGACTCCAGATTGGGAATCCGGGAAGTTCGTTTGCTTTCGAAATTGCAAAAAAAACCGGTTTCCCCTGGTACATTCTTCGAAATGCCGAGAAAAAAGTGGGAAAAGCCCAGATCAGGTTTGACCAGCAGTTGCAACAGCTGGAACTGGAAAAGAAAGAACTCATCGAAAAGCAGCGAAAACTGACTGACACAGAAAGAAAGCTGGAAGAACTCACCATGAAATATGATCAACTGATCATTAAAGTACAGGACTCAAAAGACAAAGTGCTCAGGGATGCCAAATCAGAGGCTGTGAGGATCATCGAAGAAAGCAACAGGCTGGTCGAAAACACCATTAGGGAGATCAGGGAGGCGCAGGCCGAAAAAGAGAAAACAAAACAACTGCGTGAGAAAATGAAAACTGAAGCTACTCATATCGTGGCAACCTTCAAATCTAACCCGGAAATAAAACAGCCTCAAGCCAAACCAAAGCCTAATATCGACAAGCCCGTGCAAGCCGAAACAAAAATTTTTGTTGGAAACCGGGTGCGCATCCCACCGCAGGAAACAGTGGGCGAGGTGATGGAGATTTCAGGCAATGACGTAGTGGTGAGTTTTGGAAGCATCAAAATGCGTGTACCGGCGTCGAAGGTCGTAAATGTGGGTGAGGAAGAGTATTACCAAAAGGTGATGATCCGCAGGAGCAGCCAGAATCATATTATGAGCGACATCAATTCGAGGATGGCTAACTTCAGTCTGACATTGGATGTTAGGGGTATGCGCGGTGAGGAAGCAGCATCAGACCTGAATAAGTACATTGATGAAGCCATGCTGCTCAATGTGAAAGAGGTAAAAATCATACATGGCAAGGGCGATGGCATATTGCGCAAGATCGTCCGTGAAAACCTCAGAGCAATCACCGAAGTTGTACTGTTCGAAGACGAGCATGTTGAACGAGGCGGAAGTGGCGCAACAATAGTGAGACTAAAGTGA
- the dnaE gene encoding DNA polymerase III subunit alpha produces MYLIFDTETTGLPRDHKAPLTDFLNWPRMVQLAWQIHDFEGILIETVNFIIRPDGFTIPFNAEKIHGISTQMAMERGTPLDEVLGKFEEAVQKCSHIAGHNIEFDLNIAGSEFLRNGRANPFEGKNIVDSMHESVQYCALSGGRGGGLKYPTLEELYQKLFNEKFSEAHNASADVAATARCFLELIRIGVIAQKQLKIDVEIISAFKSKNPGEIQPFAQQSESNRRLSEELAKIEQSKQDSGINQDSSKGTDVQHFTHLHVHSHFSVLEATPAPENLIAKAISFGMHALALTDHGNLFGAFGFNMEAIEKGIKPIIGCEFFMVEDHTKLKFTKDNPDRRTNQVLLAKNLNGYRNLSKLSSMGWIEGYYDERPRIDKALLVKYKDDLIALSGGIYSEINDLILNVGEHQAEEAFLWWKEQFGDDFYVQINRHNLPEEDRANAVLLQLARKHDVKIVAANNVYYIEKEDADLHDSLLCIKNGEYQSTPKGWGRGRRYGFPNDEFYLKTKEEMLTLFADHPEALSNTQEIVDKVETYKLSRDAMMPHFTLPEGFDDPNDYLRHITYRGAGELYHDITGDIRERIEYELVTIKKMGYPDYFLIVEDLLREARKMGVWVGPGRGSAAGSVVAYCLRITNIDPLEYGLLFERFLNPDRISLPDIDIDFDEDGRDRILKWVADKYGHQRVAHIITFGKMAPKMAIRDVARVKQLPLHEANRLSKMIPAKPGVTFPDAYKLVKELGQEKNSANPLIKNTLNVAEKLEGTVRNIGTHACGIIISKDDLTEHIPVSIAKDTDLLVTQFDGIHAEKAGMLKMDFLGLKTLSIIKDAVELIKKSRGIDIDIDAIPHDDEATYNLYSRGDTTAIFQFESDGMKKNLRKLKPNRFEDLIAMNALYRPGPMEYIPNYIARKHGKEKVEYDIPEMEDILKETYGITIYQEQVMKLSQVLANFSGGDADNLRKAMGKKIEKMLKDLKPKFMTGAKSNNHNPDKLKKIWDDWLKFANYAFNKSHATCYAYLSYRMAYLKANYPAEFMAAVLSRNLSDITKITFFIDEVKQMGINVLKPDVNESDLKFIVNKRGDIRFGMGAIKGMGTSVAEAIIDERNANGPFSSIFDFAQRINLKVVNKRSFEALAMAGAFDSFENLHRAQLFHRDNTEDSIFIEKLIRYAQKFQEQKNSPQVSLFGEMTEITIEDPKLPESKPWSNIEQLKNEKEVTGFYITGHPLDDYKLEMKHFTNCTIADFKENLQKYSGRALAFGGMVISTSHRVTKEGKPWGLFTIEDFDSTYEIRLFSEDYLKYKNYLMDGFFLLISAQIQKRYKADDEFELRIIDLQLLQDVIEKRVKNIKLLINIEDLNPDLVDSIFDQAGKHKGNCKLHFQVIDAAEKLRLNFNNGAISVSPATFLKWIAKTSDVDYVLEK; encoded by the coding sequence ATGTATTTAATCTTCGATACCGAAACCACCGGCCTTCCCCGTGATCATAAAGCACCATTAACCGATTTCCTGAACTGGCCCCGGATGGTACAACTAGCCTGGCAAATTCATGATTTTGAAGGAATTCTGATTGAAACCGTGAATTTTATCATCCGTCCCGACGGGTTTACGATTCCTTTTAATGCGGAGAAGATTCACGGCATTTCGACGCAAATGGCCATGGAGCGTGGCACTCCTTTAGATGAAGTCCTTGGAAAATTTGAAGAGGCAGTTCAAAAATGCTCGCACATTGCCGGCCACAACATCGAATTTGACCTGAACATTGCCGGTTCTGAATTTCTGCGCAATGGACGCGCCAATCCCTTCGAAGGTAAAAATATTGTGGATTCAATGCATGAATCGGTGCAATATTGTGCACTTTCGGGTGGTCGGGGTGGGGGATTGAAATACCCGACATTGGAGGAACTGTACCAGAAATTGTTTAATGAGAAGTTTTCAGAAGCGCATAATGCGTCTGCCGATGTTGCTGCCACAGCCCGGTGCTTTCTCGAGTTGATCCGGATTGGGGTCATTGCCCAAAAACAACTCAAAATTGATGTGGAAATCATCAGTGCGTTCAAATCAAAAAACCCCGGAGAGATACAACCTTTCGCCCAGCAATCTGAAAGCAACAGGCGCCTGAGTGAGGAATTGGCCAAAATTGAGCAGTCGAAGCAGGATTCAGGGATAAATCAGGATAGTAGTAAAGGTACTGATGTGCAACATTTTACCCATTTGCATGTCCATTCCCATTTTTCGGTACTTGAAGCCACACCTGCACCTGAAAACTTGATTGCAAAAGCCATTTCATTCGGGATGCATGCCCTTGCATTGACCGATCATGGGAATCTCTTCGGGGCTTTTGGGTTTAATATGGAAGCCATTGAAAAAGGGATCAAACCGATCATTGGTTGTGAGTTTTTTATGGTTGAAGATCATACGAAACTCAAGTTTACCAAGGATAACCCCGATCGTCGTACCAACCAGGTGCTGCTTGCAAAGAACCTGAACGGTTACAGAAATCTCTCGAAGTTGTCTTCGATGGGCTGGATTGAAGGATATTACGACGAGCGCCCGAGAATCGACAAAGCGTTGCTTGTAAAGTATAAGGATGACCTGATTGCATTGTCAGGAGGGATTTACTCCGAAATCAATGACCTGATCCTTAATGTAGGCGAGCACCAGGCTGAAGAAGCTTTCCTATGGTGGAAAGAGCAATTCGGGGATGATTTTTATGTACAGATCAACCGGCACAACCTGCCAGAAGAAGACCGTGCAAATGCGGTTTTACTGCAGTTGGCAAGGAAACATGATGTAAAAATTGTGGCAGCCAACAATGTGTACTACATCGAAAAAGAAGATGCTGACCTGCATGACAGCCTTTTATGCATTAAAAATGGCGAATACCAGTCAACTCCGAAAGGCTGGGGGCGTGGCAGGCGGTATGGCTTTCCCAATGATGAATTTTACCTTAAGACCAAAGAAGAGATGCTTACACTCTTTGCCGATCATCCCGAAGCGTTGAGCAACACACAGGAAATCGTGGATAAGGTGGAAACTTACAAACTAAGCCGCGACGCCATGATGCCGCACTTTACCCTTCCCGAAGGTTTTGATGATCCTAACGACTACCTCCGACACATCACTTACCGTGGCGCCGGAGAGTTATATCACGACATTACCGGTGACATCAGAGAAAGGATAGAATACGAGTTAGTAACGATAAAAAAAATGGGCTATCCGGACTATTTTCTCATAGTTGAGGATCTCCTTCGTGAAGCGAGAAAAATGGGTGTCTGGGTTGGGCCGGGACGAGGTTCTGCTGCCGGTTCTGTCGTGGCCTATTGCCTGCGCATTACCAACATAGACCCCCTGGAATATGGATTATTATTCGAGCGCTTTCTCAATCCCGATCGTATTTCACTGCCCGATATTGATATCGATTTTGATGAAGATGGCAGAGACAGGATTTTAAAATGGGTAGCTGATAAATACGGTCATCAGCGCGTAGCGCACATTATCACTTTCGGAAAAATGGCGCCAAAGATGGCTATTCGTGATGTAGCCAGGGTAAAGCAACTTCCGTTGCACGAAGCCAACCGTCTTTCAAAAATGATTCCTGCAAAACCCGGGGTAACCTTCCCGGATGCTTATAAACTTGTTAAAGAACTTGGCCAGGAAAAGAATTCAGCCAATCCTTTGATTAAAAATACACTCAACGTTGCCGAAAAACTCGAAGGAACAGTGAGAAACATAGGTACACATGCGTGCGGAATCATCATCAGTAAAGACGACCTGACGGAACACATCCCGGTGAGTATTGCAAAAGATACTGACCTGCTGGTTACCCAGTTCGACGGCATTCATGCAGAAAAAGCCGGTATGCTGAAAATGGATTTCCTCGGATTAAAAACCCTTTCGATCATCAAAGATGCGGTGGAACTCATCAAAAAATCCCGCGGAATTGATATCGATATCGACGCTATACCACACGATGATGAGGCGACATACAACCTTTACAGCCGGGGCGACACAACAGCCATTTTTCAGTTTGAGTCGGACGGAATGAAGAAAAACCTGCGCAAACTCAAGCCCAACCGGTTTGAAGACCTGATTGCCATGAATGCCCTATACCGTCCGGGACCTATGGAGTATATCCCAAACTACATCGCCCGGAAGCATGGTAAAGAAAAGGTGGAATACGACATTCCGGAAATGGAAGATATTTTGAAAGAGACTTACGGGATCACCATTTACCAGGAACAGGTGATGAAGCTTTCGCAGGTACTGGCTAACTTTAGCGGTGGTGATGCCGATAACCTGAGGAAAGCCATGGGGAAGAAAATCGAAAAAATGCTGAAGGATTTGAAACCCAAATTTATGACCGGCGCCAAAAGCAACAATCATAATCCTGATAAGCTGAAGAAAATCTGGGATGACTGGCTGAAATTTGCCAATTATGCATTCAATAAATCCCACGCCACCTGCTATGCTTACCTCTCTTACCGCATGGCCTATCTTAAAGCCAACTACCCGGCTGAGTTCATGGCAGCTGTGCTTAGCCGCAACCTGAGCGACATCACCAAGATTACTTTTTTCATTGATGAAGTCAAGCAGATGGGTATCAATGTGTTGAAGCCGGATGTGAATGAGTCGGATTTAAAATTTATCGTCAATAAAAGAGGCGACATCCGTTTCGGAATGGGCGCCATAAAGGGCATGGGCACATCAGTAGCCGAGGCCATCATCGACGAACGCAACGCGAATGGACCTTTCAGCAGCATTTTCGATTTCGCACAGCGCATTAACCTTAAGGTGGTAAACAAACGTAGTTTTGAGGCGCTCGCTATGGCCGGCGCCTTCGACTCGTTCGAAAACCTGCACCGTGCACAACTGTTTCATCGCGACAATACCGAAGATTCGATTTTTATCGAGAAACTGATCCGCTACGCCCAGAAGTTCCAGGAACAGAAAAATTCCCCCCAGGTGTCCCTTTTTGGCGAAATGACAGAAATCACGATCGAAGATCCAAAGTTGCCCGAGTCTAAGCCCTGGTCAAACATCGAGCAGCTAAAAAATGAAAAAGAGGTCACCGGCTTTTACATCACCGGCCATCCACTGGATGATTATAAACTGGAGATGAAGCATTTTACGAATTGTACCATTGCCGATTTTAAAGAAAACCTGCAAAAGTATTCTGGCAGGGCACTCGCCTTTGGCGGTATGGTGATATCCACCTCTCACCGGGTAACCAAGGAAGGTAAACCCTGGGGACTGTTCACGATCGAGGATTTTGACAGCACATACGAAATCAGGCTCTTTTCGGAAGATTATCTCAAATATAAAAACTACCTGATGGACGGGTTCTTCCTGCTCATCTCTGCACAAATCCAAAAGAGATACAAAGCCGATGATGAATTCGAATTAAGAATCATTGACCTCCAGCTACTTCAGGATGTTATCGAGAAACGTGTAAAAAACATTAAACTTCTGATCAATATTGAAGATCTCAACCCTGATCTGGTTGACAGCATTTTCGACCAGGCCGGAAAACATAAAGGAAATTGCAAGCTTCATTTTCAGGTGATAGATGCTGCTGAAAAATTGCGGTTGAACTTCAACAATGGGGCGATAAGTGTGAGCCCCGCAACCTTCCTGAAGTGGATAGCGAAAACAAGCGATGTGGATTATGTGTTGGAGAAATAA